The Lacrimispora xylanolytica genome has a segment encoding these proteins:
- a CDS encoding AbiH family protein gives MDKNILVIGNGFDLYHELRTGYYDFVKYAEDSEYKDNIFIKHFRKVIHENDGWIDCEDEIEYLVSIFQKFLCLPFVNNIRMIQDTSNFSRSEIKILEYLEFIFLKGDRYYMHSDAPNVRGCINKRWFIEKVRKNLDELIKAFRIYLNEVVTLENVKTRSKQLLDFKFDYVVNFNYTDTYKLYGVDDSSVFYVHGSIKSDNMVLGIKDSNDDDLDFVYFKKYFQNIQKRTGLLDRTKFAHSDIPKVLSDGSFSYNSTVIYFFGHSLSNTDGYIIKDIEVLAGKIVIYFYNQEDYESKVVNIISVFGKKRALELLDCKKITFEELENGIEYSGLNTFLG, from the coding sequence ATGGATAAGAATATTTTGGTTATTGGGAACGGGTTTGATTTATATCATGAATTAAGAACAGGATACTATGATTTTGTAAAATATGCAGAAGATAGTGAATATAAAGATAACATATTTATTAAGCATTTTAGAAAAGTTATCCATGAAAATGATGGCTGGATTGATTGTGAAGATGAAATAGAGTATTTAGTTTCAATTTTTCAAAAGTTTTTATGTTTACCATTTGTAAATAATATCCGTATGATACAAGATACGAGTAATTTTTCAAGAAGTGAAATAAAAATTTTAGAGTATTTAGAATTTATTTTTCTTAAAGGTGATAGATATTATATGCATTCTGATGCTCCTAATGTTAGAGGTTGCATTAATAAAAGATGGTTTATAGAAAAAGTCAGAAAGAATTTAGATGAGCTCATAAAGGCATTTAGAATATATCTGAATGAAGTTGTAACTTTAGAAAATGTAAAAACAAGGTCTAAACAACTTCTGGATTTTAAGTTTGATTATGTGGTGAATTTTAATTACACAGATACATATAAGCTGTATGGAGTTGATGATAGCTCTGTTTTTTATGTACACGGTTCAATAAAAAGTGATAATATGGTTTTGGGAATAAAAGATTCTAATGATGACGATTTGGATTTCGTATATTTTAAAAAATATTTTCAAAACATTCAAAAACGTACAGGTTTGTTGGATAGGACCAAGTTTGCTCATAGCGATATTCCGAAAGTACTTTCTGATGGCAGTTTTTCATATAATTCAACTGTAATATACTTTTTTGGACATTCTTTAAGCAATACAGATGGTTATATTATAAAAGATATAGAGGTACTAGCCGGGAAGATAGTAATTTATTTTTATAATCAGGAAGATTACGAAAGTAAAGTAGTTAATATTATTAGCGTTTTCGGTAAAAAGAGAGCCTTAGAACTTTTGGATTGTAAGAAAATCACTTTTGAGGAATTAGAAAATGGGATTGAATACAGTGGATTGAATACATTTTTAGGGTAA
- a CDS encoding LysR family transcriptional regulator, giving the protein MSKLMINAEEVAEIMDCSVRDGYKLIKEMIDEINVKGYITRAGRVPRKYFYERTGLEDQEGAS; this is encoded by the coding sequence GTGAGTAAGTTAATGATAAATGCAGAGGAAGTGGCCGAGATCATGGATTGTTCTGTTAGAGATGGCTATAAACTTATTAAAGAAATGATCGACGAGATAAATGTTAAGGGATACATAACCAGAGCCGGGAGAGTACCGAGGAAGTATTTTTATGAAAGGACTGGCCTTGAAGATCAGGAAGGGGCTTCCTAA